The following are encoded in a window of Panicum virgatum strain AP13 chromosome 5N, P.virgatum_v5, whole genome shotgun sequence genomic DNA:
- the LOC120674391 gene encoding F-box/kelch-repeat protein At3g61590-like, with protein MIGLMEDYSSWDYLPVDHIRTPAFNSGVVSEASNGNKEFSVSLDAAVPDDILERIFTFLPIASMIRATAVCKRWYGIIYSSRFLWTHMLPQRPWYFMFTSNETAAGYAFDPILRKWYDLELPYIDKSSCFVSSSCGLVCFMDNDNRNTISVSNPITKNSKRLLEPPGETLPDYSTIAMKVDRLSHKYSITVAKSKQVPEDAVRWYFSVYMYDSWSGTWVTSASEVFIGWRGGDDSVICNGVLYCLIHSTGVLRNVNPRHGVIMYDLVGGSSETSLMQTSIPVPCSLTCGRLVNLKEKLVLVGGIAKHNRPDIIKGIGIWELHEKQWHEVTRMPHKFFQGFGEFDDVFACSGTDNLVYIQSYGATALLVFDMMHKQWKWSVKCPVSKRFPLQLFTGFCFEPRLDITT; from the coding sequence ATGATTGGTCTCATGGAAGACTATTCATCATGGGATTATCTTCCAGTTGATCACATTAGAACTCCTGCATTCAACTCTGGAGTTGTTTCTGAAGCAAGTAATGGAAACAAGGAATTCTCAGTTTCATTGGACGCTGCCGTTCCTGATGATATCCTGGAGAGGATTTTCACATTCTTGCCTATAGCAAGCATGATAAGGGCAACAGCAGTATGCAAGAGATGGTACGGCATTATCTATTCAAGCAGATTTCTTTGGACCCACATGTTGCCTCAACGGCCGTGGTACTTCATGTTCACCTCTAATGAAACTGCTGCTGGTTATGCTTTTGACCCCATCCTCCGTAAGTGGTATGATTTAGAGCTTCCTTATATTGACAAGAGCAGCTGTTTTGTCTCTTCTTCTTGTGGCCTAGTTTGCTTCATGGACAATGACAACAGGAACACCATTTCTGTGTCTAATCCTATCACAAAAAACTCCAAGAGGCTTTTGGAGCCTCCTGGTGAAACATTGCCAGACTACAGTACCATTGCCATGAAAGTAGATCGGCTGTCTCATAAGTACTCCATTACAGTGGCAAAATCCAAGCAGGTTCCTGAAGATGCTGTCCGATGGTACTTCTCAGTATACATGTATGACTCTTGGAGTGGTACATGGGTAACTTCTGCAAGTGAAGTGTTCATTGGTTGGAGAGGAGGCGATGACAGTGTCATATGCAACGGAGTCCTGTACTGCTTAATTCACTCCACTGGTGTTCTTCGCAATGTCAACCCCCGTCATGGCGTTATCATGTATGATCTTGTTGGTGGATCTTCTGAGACTTCTTTAATGCAAACATCAATCCCAGTTCCTTGTTCTCTCACATGTGGTCGTCTGGTAAACTTAAAGGAGAAGCTGGTTTTGGTGGGGGGAATTGCAAAACACAACAGACCTGATATCATTAAAGGAATAGGAATATGGGAACTCCATGAGAAACAGTGGCATGAGGTAACTCGGATGCCCCACAAATTCTTCCAAGGATTCGGTGAATTTGATGATGTTTTTGCCTGTAGTGGCACAGATAATCTTGTCTACATACAAAGCTATGGCGCAACAGCTTTGCTTGTTTTTGACATGATGCATAAGCAATGGAAGTGGTCCGTGAAATGCCCTGTGAGCAAAAGATTTCCTCTCCAGCTTTTCACTGGCTTTTGCTTTGAGCCCCGGCTTGATATCACTACTTAA